A window from Podospora bellae-mahoneyi strain CBS 112042 chromosome 1 map unlocalized CBS112042p_1, whole genome shotgun sequence encodes these proteins:
- the SER2 gene encoding Phosphoserine phosphatase (COG:E; EggNog:ENOG503NXBJ), translated as MSILYPGVSEVYMHCLPVKGIHLTDGLTESFFSVWLADLGSQFVACCARSANMSQDPQSPTRQGRPSMTASMRSSSFLREHQQYRPPSKPENHYGIDTVVEDLQATSVSPPREISPFKGIPSAENPPRIVDGQSHELSHPNCTPLPGASTNRLIATLFYKSTNPRVSNAIPSPQRNPSPKGSGQSPSVRAADSDLPPTMAPTSKLDDFPLEPPATEPEPLDHLYGANVSPMCIASFLHLMSTFPLPAGSTDLHSSHRCLKIDQSHQEHHPTVVELTLSPAPASDYLPLKDLRKHELIYRFEREWNVDVALRADTLWRRYPRLVVFDMDSTLITQEVIDLLAATIKDPPDLAARVADITHRAMMGELEFDSAFRERVKLLAGLPGTLFNELRPVLDVTNGVRPLIKALKRLGVKTAVLSGGFLPLTSWLAGELGIDYAHANEVVIDEQTGKLTGEVKGRIVGKERKRELLIEIAEKEGIALEQVVAVGDGANDLLMMEAAGLGVAWNAKPMVQMEASSRLNGDSLLDLLHLFGFTEEEVRQLSA; from the exons ATGTCCATTCTTTACCCCGGAGTTTCGGAGGTCTACATGCACTGCCTTCCGGTGAAGGGAATCCACCTGACAGACGGGTTGACGGAGAGCTTTTTCTCGGTGTGGTTGGCCGATCTCGG ATCACAATTTGTAGCCTGCTGTGCGCGATCCGCAAACATGTCTCAGGATCCTCAGTCTCCCACCCGTCAGGGTCGCCCCTCCATGACTGCTTCGATGCGGAGCAGTTCGTTTCTTAGAGAGCATCAGCAGTACCGTCCTCCAAGCAAGCCCGAGAACCACTACGGAATCGACACGGTTGTGGAGGATCTCCAAGCCACCAGCGTGTCCCCCCCGCGCGAGATCTCTCCCTTCAAGGGAATCCCCTCAGCTGAGAACCCGCCCAGGATCGTCGATGGCCAGAGCCATGAGCTGTCGCATCCCAACTGCACGCCTTTGCCTGGCGCTTCCACCAACAGACTGATCGCTACTCTGTTTTACAAGTCCACTAACCCCAGAGTATCAAATGCTATCCCCTCACCGCAGCGCAATCCGTCTCCCAAGGGGAGCGGTCAGTCGCCCTCGGTCCGCGCCGCCGACTCGGACCTCCCCCCTACCATGGCGCCCACCAGCAAGCTCGACGACTTTCCCCTCGAGCCTCCCGCCACCGAGCCTGAGCCCCTCGATCACCTCTACGGCGCCAACGTCTCGCCGATGTGCATCGCCTCCTTCCTTCACCTCATGTCTACCTTTCCTCTCCCTGCCGGCTCGACCGACCTTCACTCTTCTCACCGCTGCCTGAAGATCGACCAGTCTCACCAAGAACACCATCCCACCGTCGTCGAGCTCACCCTTTCCCCGGCGCCCGCTTCCGACTACCTTCCCCTGAAGGACCTCCGCAAGCACGAGCTCATCTACCGCTTTGAGAGAGAATGGAACGTCGACGTAGCCCTCCGAGCCGATACCCTCTGGCGCCGGTACCCCCGCTTGGTGGTGTTCGATATGGACAGCACCCTCATTACTCAGGAGGTCATCGATCTCCTGGCTGCCACCATCAAAGATCCCCCTGATCTTGCTGCCCGTGTGGCAGATATCACCCATCGCGCCATGATGGGAGAGCTCGAGTTCGACTCTGCCTTCCGCGAGCGCGTAAAGTTGCTTGCTGGCCTCCCAGGGACGCTCTTCAATGAGCTGCGCCCTGTACTTGACGTTACAAACGGTGTCAGACCGTTGATCAAGGCTCTCAAGAGGCTTGGCGTCAAGACCGCCGTCTTGTCAGGTGgtttcttgcccttgaccAGCTGGTTGGCTGGTGAGCTGGGAATTGACTATGCTCATGCCAACGAGGTTGTCATCGATGAGCAGACCGGGAAGCTGACCGGTGAGGTCAAGGGGAGGATCGTCGgaaaggagagaaagagggagTTGTTGATCGAGATTGCAGAGAAAGAGGGCATCGCACTTGAACAGGTTGTTGCGGTCGGTGATGGAGCGAATGacttgttgatgatggaagcAGCGGGCTTGGGAGTGGCGTGGAACGCGAAGCCTATGGTGCAGATGGAGGCAAGCTCGAGGTTGAACGGGGATAGTCTTTTGGATTTGCTGCATTTGTTTGGGTttaccgaggaggaggtaagGCAGCTATCAGCTTAG